The Arachis hypogaea cultivar Tifrunner chromosome 14, arahy.Tifrunner.gnm2.J5K5, whole genome shotgun sequence genome has a segment encoding these proteins:
- the LOC112743901 gene encoding uncharacterized protein, with protein sequence MSELELSSKHKAMTESNHNHDEEHQQVAVVSQKKMKKRRNCAIAMVVIISFFILLAIIFVILALTLLKTKDPKTEIVSATLQGISPKLTFPAINIQLNITLDLKIRVENKNHASFKHGEGKSVLFYKGIEVGETEIFSGLIPSMGSEILPCRLTLEADKVASNITGFLGDLMGGEITMKTFTQIPGRVTFLGFIKKHIVAKSSCQFIIGVPDFKIKNQVCKTKI encoded by the coding sequence ATGTCTGAGTTAGAATTATCGTCAAAACACAAGGCCATGACGGAGAGCAACCACAACCACGACGAAGAGCATCAACAAGTTGCGGTGGTTTCacagaaaaagatgaaaaagagaagaaactgCGCCATCGCCATGGTAGTCATCATCTCCTTCTTCATTCTGTTGGCTATCATATTCGTGATCCTCGCCCTCACGTTGTTGAAGACCAAAGATCCAAAAACAGAGATTGTATCTGCAACTTTGCAAGGAATCTCACCAAAACTCACATTCCCCGCCATTAACATCCAACTCAACATCACTCTTGACCTCAAGATTCGCGTCGAAAACAAGAACCACGCTAGCTTCAAGCACGGTGAGGGTAAGAGCGTTCTTTTCTACAAAGGAATCGAGGTTGGAGAAACTGAAATCTTCTCTGGTTTGATTCCTTCAATGGGATCCGAAATTCTTCCGTGTAGACTCACGTTAGAGGCTGATAAAGTTGCAAGTAACATCACGGGTTTTCTTGGGGACTTGATGGGAGGTGAAATTACCATGAAGACCTTCACTCAGATTCCTGGTAGAGTTACTTTTCTTGGGTTTATCAAGAAGCATATTGTTGCTAAGTCCAGTTGCCAGTTTATTATTGGTGTTCCTGATTTCAAGATTAAGAACCAAGTTTGTAAGACCAAGATATGA